Proteins encoded together in one Rhea pennata isolate bPtePen1 chromosome 27, bPtePen1.pri, whole genome shotgun sequence window:
- the CIRBP gene encoding cold-inducible RNA-binding protein isoform X1, whose translation MASDEGKLFVGGLSFDTNEQSLEQVFSKYGQISEVVVVKDRETQRSRGFGFVTFENIDDAKDAMMAMNGKSVDGRQIRVDQAGKSSENRSRGYRGGSSGGRGFFRGGRGRGRGFSRGGGDRGYGGSRFDSRSGGYNGSRDYYNSSRSQGGYGDRSSGGSYRDSYDSYATHNE comes from the exons ATGGCATCCGATGAGGGAAAGCTCTTCGTTGGTGGTCTGAGTTTTGACACTAACGAGCAGTCATTGGAACAAGTTTTCTCTAAATACGGACAGATCTCTGAAG TCGTTGTGGTGAAAGACAGAGAGACTCAAAGATCCAGAGGTTTTGGCTTTGTTACTTTTGAAAACATAGATGATGCTAAAGATGCAATGATGGCTATGAATGGAAAG TCTGTAGATGGACGTCAAATCAGAGTTGATCAGGCTGGAAAATCGTCAGAGAACAGATCTCGTGGATACAGAGGGGGATCTTCTGGGGGCAGAGGCTTTTTCCGTGGAGGCAGAGGTCGGGGCCGTGGCTTCTCTAGAG GAGGTGGAGACAGAGGCTATGGCGGAAGCAGATTTGATTCCAGAAGTGGAGGGTATAATGGCTCCAGAGACTACTATAATAGCAG CAGGAGTCAAGGTGGTTACGGTGACAGGTCTTCGGGAGGATCTTACAGAGACAGCTATGACAGTTACG CTACACACAACGAGTAA
- the CIRBP gene encoding cold-inducible RNA-binding protein isoform X2, translating to MASDEGKLFVGGLSFDTNEQSLEQVFSKYGQISEVVVVKDRETQRSRGFGFVTFENIDDAKDAMMAMNGKSVDGRQIRVDQAGKSSENRSRGYRGGSSGGRGFFRGGRGRGRGFSRGGGDRGYGGSRFDSRSGGYNGSRDYYNSRSQGGYGDRSSGGSYRDSYDSYATHNE from the exons ATGGCATCCGATGAGGGAAAGCTCTTCGTTGGTGGTCTGAGTTTTGACACTAACGAGCAGTCATTGGAACAAGTTTTCTCTAAATACGGACAGATCTCTGAAG TCGTTGTGGTGAAAGACAGAGAGACTCAAAGATCCAGAGGTTTTGGCTTTGTTACTTTTGAAAACATAGATGATGCTAAAGATGCAATGATGGCTATGAATGGAAAG TCTGTAGATGGACGTCAAATCAGAGTTGATCAGGCTGGAAAATCGTCAGAGAACAGATCTCGTGGATACAGAGGGGGATCTTCTGGGGGCAGAGGCTTTTTCCGTGGAGGCAGAGGTCGGGGCCGTGGCTTCTCTAGAG GAGGTGGAGACAGAGGCTATGGCGGAAGCAGATTTGATTCCAGAAGTGGAGGGTATAATGGCTCCAGAGACTACTATAATAGCAG GAGTCAAGGTGGTTACGGTGACAGGTCTTCGGGAGGATCTTACAGAGACAGCTATGACAGTTACG CTACACACAACGAGTAA
- the FAM174C gene encoding protein FAM174C, with protein MLRPEPLCLLFLVLLRGGWAETPAPPAASSPLNGTGPPRAAGGNGTRPGPPWGAGLPQGPGLPVLKRALYVLSALSALAALYFLLRAVRSRSERPRNELKTNFRLKKPQRKKYGLLSNYDENIEMASFDSDEDTVFETRNLKR; from the exons atGCTGCGGCCGGAGCccctctgcctcctcttcctggTGCTCCTGCGCGGCGGCTGGGCCGAGACCCCCGCTCCTCCGGCCGCCTCGAGCCCGCTCAACGGCAccgggccgccgcgcgccgccggcggtAACGGgacgcggccggggccgccgtggggcgcggggctgccgcagGGGCCCGGGCTGCCGGTGCTGAAGCGGGCCCTGTACGTGCTCAGCGCCCTCTCCGCGCTCGCCGCGCTCTACTTCCTCCTGCGGGCCGTGCG TTCTAGATCAGAGCGACCCAGAAACGAACTCAAAACTAATTTCAGGTTGAAGAAACCTCAGCGGAAGAAATACGGTCTTCTTTCAAACTATGATGAAAACATAGAGATGGCTTCGTTTGACAGTGATGAGGACACAGTGTTTGAGACAAGAAATCTGAAGCGGTAA